A region of the Cricetulus griseus strain 17A/GY chromosome 7, alternate assembly CriGri-PICRH-1.0, whole genome shotgun sequence genome:
GTGGCTGAGCCCAAACCTCGCCTGCCTCTCAGTGACGGTCAGTCTGTCTCTTGGGcaggcttttccttttctgctgaTGGGCAGGAAGCAGCCCAAAGGTGTCACAGGCGTGGTCAAGAGCTGAGGTCCAGCAGAAGGTCGGGGTTGGTGGTGGTCAAGAAGACACAGATTCGGCGTGAGATGTCAGGTCCTACCCTGCGGGGATGCCTGCCACTGTGGACCTTCACAGGGAGGTCAGCTAGGAGACTCAGGCGTTCTTGCTCTGTGCTGCAGTCCAGAAGAGCCTAGAGTGGGCACAGGTGTGAGTAAGTGGGCATTAGGTCCTAGTCCTGGGAGGGGGGACTTGGGGGATTCACCTGTTGCAGAAGGCGGGGGGAGGGGAAGGCGGTGACAACAGCATCAGCCACAGCTGAGCTGACCCGATTGAACTGTCTGATTTGCTGCCACCACACTCCTCGGAGCCCAGAGCCATCTTTGGTCACTCGTTGGCCTGAGGCCCAGTGCCCTGCTGTACAGAAGGAAAAGGCCAGGGAGTCGCGGTACTGCCTGAAATGAGAGAAACCCAGACAGACAATTTGAGGACCCTTCATCTGTGCAGCCGTCCAGTCTTGTCCCACCTCCACTCTGTCCCTGCAGGGTTACATACTTAATGGGGCGCTGAGAGAGGGCCTTGGTGAAGGCACACACATACTGACTCAGCTCCTGCCATGAGGCGACCAGCAGCACATCCAGGTTTGCGTGGAGCTGAAGCAGCACCAGGGCCTGTGATGCACAAGAGTGGGAATGGGCTGGATGTCCCCTGAGGAAGGCCAACCCAATTATGCTAGAAACTAAGCCTAGCTCTGACAGGTCGAAGACAGCAGCCCAAGTGCAGAGACCAAGGCCAGCCAGCCATCTACTCATCCAGTGGCAGCCCTCACCTCTTCCACCTCAGGCCAGCTGATGGCCACCTTGGATTGGGCGTCCTTTGACTTCTTTAGCTGCCATGTCTTCTGAGAACTGGGTTGGTGAGACCTGAACAGAGGGGACCTTTGGGCTCCCAAGTCTCTTGCCTTTGCAGGGCCCACCCAGGGCAAGTGGGGCCAGCTGTAACACAGCAGCCCCTAGAGGCAATCCCATTTTTTCTGGAATCCCATCCAAGCCAGCCCTATGGTTTAGGGAGAGTGGTACCACAGGTATGCATCCAGTCCAATGACAGCCAGGTGGGGGCGGGTGGGACTGTTAGGAGAAAGCCAGGGCGTGGAGCAAGGTGGGCCTGTGATCTGAAAGGAAGAACAGCCACACACCTGTTCACAGGAGGGCTATGGCTACAGGCCCATAGCCACCAGTATGGCTGGTTTCCAGAGGGAAGAGGAACTGGATGAAGCTCATAGGTCTGTTCTCTAGGAAATGGATCTGCTTCCTTAAGGCCCAGGAGTACACAGGCGCACTCCAGGTTTTGGTGTAGAAGTGAGCCAGCCCCCTTGCCTCTGGTCCACTTACTTCAACACCCAGGCTGGCCATTGGCTGGCCACCCAGCAGGTACTTGACAAATGTTGGCCCTTGGACACCAGCACCCACAAAGAGTTTAGCAGAATTGTACTGCAGGCAAATTGATCAGTTAGGCATCGTTTCCCTTGAGTCTAGGGAACACCAGCAGCCGAGTGAGGGATCCTCAACTGCTGTAGGCAGATCCCACAGCCCCCTCATATGGACATTACCGGCCACTATTCTAGGTTCCTCCTCCACCCCTGGCCAGTTTGCAGCCCAGATCACCATACTTAGTTCTCCCAAAGGACCTTCAATGCTCTTGTGTCTAGAGCACTCAGCAGGTCTCCTCATATTATCCTCAACATCCCTATGGTAGCTCCAGCCCATCCGAGACTGGGGAACCAGCCCTACAAGACAAATAATAGGTCTTCCCCCAAGTACCTGGGTCAGCTGCATAGCACTCTGAAGAAACTCCGGGGGTTCTAACAGCAGCATCTGTTCCTGCTCATTCTCAGCCCATGCCTCCAGAGGCACCTGTAGGAGACATTACCGGTCTTGCTAACCACCTGTGTGGGCCCAAggctcccccacccctacccgGGGTTGCCCAGTCATTAAACACTATCGGCAACTCCTACTCTCGACACAGTTAAGTTGAGGTCTGCCAGGACTGCTTCCGAGAAGTCCCAGAGGACAAAACTAGCCCAACTCCATGAACAGCAGGAACCTCGACCCCATTCTCATTGCCACCAGGAGATTATGGCAGCGGTTGAGTTCAGGTTTCTTGTATTAAGAAATGAGAGTTGGGTATCCTCCAGCTTTTAGGTTACTCCTGTGCGAGGCAAGAAAGATGAAGGCAACTACTTCGCTAGCCAGAGGCAAAAGTGAAACATGAAATAAGACTGTCACTGGGCTGGTGATAGGGAGACACTCACACTGCTGGGGGCTGGGTCGGGCCTGACAACGCTCCACTGCAGGCTGCGGGACTGGCGCTGTGGCTCGATGCGGCACTCACACCCTAGCGTGCCCAGCGCCTCCATCAGGATGTCGGAGCCTGCATcttccaggacagctggacagCCAGGCAGGCGACAGCTTGGTCATTCCACCCTCTCCCGTGAGGGCTTGTGGGTGACAACGCCACCCTGATGTATATGGCCTGCCCCAAGTTCCCAACCTCTCCGCCCCGGGCCCCGCACCTGGATCCACACACACTGTCAGACGACTCAGGACCTGATCCGCCCGCAACGCCTTGGCCGCAGCCCTGTCCTCTCTTACTGTACTGGAGACTTGCGTGCCAACCTCCCTAGCGGCGGCACCTTCGCCGTCTGAGTCAGAGATCTCCCAGGTTTGAGGTCGCCGCTGGCCCCGGCCCCGGCCCCGGCCCCGGCCCCGGCCGCAACACGAGCCCGTGACTCTCCTGGGTGCTACCTCTTCCATAGCTCACCTTTCCTACAGCTTCCGGATGTACCCGGATGTTTTTGTACCGGACACCGTCCGCTTCCGGATCGGGAGAGCTCTGGAAGCCAGGTTTCCGGTGGTATAAGGGCACAGGCATGGCGCGGAAAAAAGTGAGGCCCCGGCTGATCGCCGAGCTGGCCCGCCGCGTGCGCGCCTTGCGCGAGCAGCGGAACCAGCCGCGAGATTCGCAGCTCTACGCCCTAGACTACGAGACTCTGACCCGGCCGCACTCGGGTCGCCGGCTGCCGGTGCGCGCCTGGGCCGACGTGCGCCGTGAGAGCCGCCTCTTCCAGCTGCTCGCCCGCCTCCCAGTGTTCGGCTTGGGCCGTCTGGTCACCCGCAAGTCCTGGCTGTGGCAGCACGACGAGCCGTGCTACTGGCGCCTCACGCGCGTGAGACCCGACTACACGGCACAGGTGCGCTCTCACTGTGCTGCCCGTTCTTGTCTACGCTTTCTCCATCTTGCccaccctgggctacatcagCTGGTTCTACCCACCCCGAACCACCTGGGCTTTTATGTCTCCCTTACCCACGTAACTTAGTGGCAGGGGCGCTACGTTGACAATCCCCCCTCTTGTTCTGCAGAACCTGGACCACGGGAGGGCCTGGGGCATCCTGACCTTCAAAGGTAAGGCTGGGTGCTGCTTGGAATCGGTGGTTCGCAGATTATCCAGCCAGCCGACAGTCAGCTTATCTTCTTTCCCCAGGGAAGACTGAGGATAAAGCTCGGGAAATCGAGCAAGTCATGTACCACGACTGGCGGCTGGTACCCAAGCACGAAGAGGAGGCCTTCACAGCCTTCACTGCCAAACCAGAGGACGGATTGAACCCTGTCCCCTACCCACCTTTGCTGCGGGCCATGATCCTCGCTGAACGACAGAAAAACGGGGATACCAGCGTCCAGGAACCGCTCCTGAACCTAGAGGGGACTCGGGTGCATCCTTGGGACTACCCTGCAAAACAGGAGACCAAAGGGAGGGCCAAGGGCACCCCAGTCTAACTGCCATCCATGATGGGCAGAGTGGCCATGTTTGTTATTTGATGAACAAGTATCTTAGACTGTGACAAACATCCCCTTTGGTGGAGAGTTAGACCCTACAGCCCTGACACACCTGCCAATGAATGATGGGGCAGTTGACAGGCTGTCATTTTCAGGTGGCCTTTTGCTCATACCTGCGTCTGGAAATAAATGCACGAAGCGGCCGGTGTTGTGCTTTCATTACGTGGGCACCTCAGGacggggtgtggggtgggggcggAGTAGGGAAGCCGGGAGTGCGGAGCAGGGCTCCTGGTGCTCCAGTACACTCAGGCAGGTCTTGGGCGCTGTCGCTGTGCCCTGGGCTCAAATGTGCTGGGACTGCAGAGTCCGCGCCCCGAGGTCCTTTAAGGGAGGCCCCGCCCCCTCGCCGCCTGGTCCGCCCCAGCCGCCGCCATGATCTGCCTGGTGCTAACCATCTTCGCCAACCTCTTTCCCGCAGGTGAGCACCAGGGCGGGCTGGGTCTGGGCTGAGGGCAGTGCGGTGGGGCATGCCTGAAACCAGTGCTCCCGCAGCCTACAGCGGCGTGAACGAGCGCACGTTCTTGGCAGTGAAGCCCGACGGCGTGCAGCGGCGGCTGGTGGGCGAGATCGTGCGTCGCTTTGAGAGGAAAGGCTTCAAATTGGTGGCACTAAAGC
Encoded here:
- the Eme2 gene encoding probable crossover junction endonuclease EME2, with translation MEEVAPRRVTGSCCGRGRGRGRGRGQRRPQTWEISDSDGEGAAAREVGTQVSSTVREDRAAAKALRADQVLSRLTVCVDPAVLEDAGSDILMEALGTLGCECRIEPQRQSRSLQWSVVRPDPAPSSVPLEAWAENEQEQMLLLEPPEFLQSAMQLTQITGPPCSTPWLSPNSPTRPHLAVIGLDAYLWSHQPSSQKTWQLKKSKDAQSKVAISWPEVEEALVLLQLHANLDVLLVASWQELSQYVCAFTKALSQRPIKQYRDSLAFSFCTAGHWASGQRVTKDGSGLRGVWWQQIRQFNRVSSAVADAVVTAFPSPRLLQQALLDCSTEQERLSLLADLPVKVHSGRHPRRVGPDISRRICVFLTTTNPDLLLDLSS
- the Mrps34 gene encoding 28S ribosomal protein S34, mitochondrial; the protein is MARKKVRPRLIAELARRVRALREQRNQPRDSQLYALDYETLTRPHSGRRLPVRAWADVRRESRLFQLLARLPVFGLGRLVTRKSWLWQHDEPCYWRLTRVRPDYTAQNLDHGRAWGILTFKGKTEDKAREIEQVMYHDWRLVPKHEEEAFTAFTAKPEDGLNPVPYPPLLRAMILAERQKNGDTSVQEPLLNLEGTRVHPWDYPAKQETKGRAKGTPV